Proteins encoded by one window of Lycium barbarum isolate Lr01 chromosome 11, ASM1917538v2, whole genome shotgun sequence:
- the LOC132619313 gene encoding RNA polymerase II C-terminal domain phosphatase-like 3 — protein MMEECNRVEDVEEGEISDSASVEEISEDAFNRQDPVTPTTKVVTSSNLPNNQNQNQNQNQNSTRVWTMRDVYKYPISRDYARGLYNLAWAQAVQNKPLDELFVMTTDDSNSNSKQSGDVEMEPKVIIDVDDDAAKEEGELEEGEIDLDADLVVNNDDDFKTSNIREQLQSVTLAETDKSFAVVCSKLQSSLDSLGELAISVPGKDGLIQLLMTALQTINSVFCSMNHNQKEENRDILSRLLIHAKSQIPALLSSEQLKEMDAVILSINQSAVSANTEDQDNGIKVVQLLDMNVPHKSSEKANQDFTSVDKYDSGFVSTKSSDLKEQSVSFESLKPGLANSKARGLSIPLLDLHKEHDEDTLPSPTREIGPQFPVAKASMQADGTMKPELPTFAGALEKGNPLLHPYETDALKAVSSYQQKFGRSSLFVSEKLPSPTPSEEGDSGEGDIGGEISSSNVVHHASLLNSSSTGQPIMSSVSQTNILAGTAQTADLLSFLPNPSLRSSTTKSRDPRLRLATSDAAAHNTNKNILPIPNIDLKLEASLEMIGSRKQKTVELPVFDAPLLKRQRSEQTDSIIVSDVRPLTGNGGWLEDRGSAGLPITSSNCVTDSCDNDIRKLEQVTTSVATIPSVIVNADENLPITGMSTSATLHSLLKDIAINPSTWMNIIKMEQKKSADASRTTAQASSSSSILGAVPSTDVVALTTSVIGQRSVGVLQTPTQTAAADDVAIVRMKPRDPRRVLHNTAVLKGGNVGSDQCRTSVAGTQEMASNLCVQRHEDQLDSKSAVTLSTSPPDIARQFTKNLKNIADMISVSPSTSPSAASSRTPKQHLQVYQSRLEGKGAISESSERLNDAVLASEKGSPGSLQPQSSWGDVEHLFDGYSDQQRADIQRERTRRLEEQKKMFAVRKLCLVLDLDHTLLNSAKFVEIDPVHEEILRKKEEQDREKPCRHLFRFPHMGMWTKLRPGIWNFLEKASNLFELHLYTMGNKLYATEMAKLLDPKGDLFAGRVISRGDDGDPFDGDERVPKSKDLEGVLGMESAVVIIDDSVRVWPHNKLNLIVVERYIYFPCSRRQFGLPGPSLLEIDHDERPEQGTLASCLGVIQRIHQNFFAHRSIDEADVRNILATEQQKILAGCRIVFSRVFPVGEANPHLHPLWQTAEQFGAVCTSQIDEQVTHVVANSLGTDKVNWALSTGRFVVHPGWVEASALLYRRANEHDFAIKP, from the exons ATGATGGAAGAATGTAATCGAGTTGAAGATGTAGAGGAAGGTGAGATCTCAGATTCGGCTTCAGTTGAAGAAATCAGTGAGGATGCCTTCAATAGGCAAGACCCAGTAACACCTACTACTAAGGTTGTCACTTCCTCCAACTTGCCCAataatcaaaatcaaaatcaaaatcaaaatcagaacTCGACTAGGGTTTGGACGATGAGAGATGTATATAAGTATCCAATATCGAGGGATTACGCTAGGGGTTTGTATAACTTGGCTTGGGCACAGGCTGTGCAGAATAAGCCTTTAGACGAACTATTTGTCATGACTACTGACGACTCCAACTCCAATTCAAAGCAATCTGGTGATGTGGAGATGGAGCCTAAGGTCATCATTGATGTGGATGACGATGCTGCTAAGGAGGAAGGGGAATTGGAGGAAGGCGAGATCGACTTGGATGCCGACCTAGTTGTAAATAATGATGATGACTTTAAAACTTCAAATATTAGGGAACAACTTCAGAGTGTTACTCTAGCTGAAACCGACAA ATCCTTTGCTGTGGTTTGTTCCAAATTGCAAAGCTCATTAGACAGCTTGGGGGAACTAGCTATTTCTGTGCCAGGAAAAGACGGTCTGATTCAACTGCTTATGACTGCACTCCAAACCATAAATTCT gttttCTGCTCCATGAACCACAACCAGAAGGAAGAAAACAGAGATATTCTATCTAG GTTGCTTATTCATGCTAAAAGCCAAATACCTGCTCTTCTGTCTTCTGAGCAGTTAAAAGAG ATGGATGCCGTCATTCTCTCCATAAACCAGTCAGCTGTTTCCGCAAATACTGAAGACCAGGACAATGGGATCAAAGTTGTTCAACTGTTAGATATGAATGTTCCTCATAAATCTTCTGAAAAAGCAAATCAGGATTTTacttctgtagacaagtatgattCAGGTTTTGTATCTACCAAATCTTCAGACCTGAAGGAGCAGAGTGTGTCATTTGAATCTTTAAAACCAGGATTAGCCAATTCTAAAGCTAGAGGGTTATCTATTCCTTTGCTGGACCTCCATAAGGAACATGATGAAGATACACTTCCATCACCTACACGAGAAATTGGACCACAATTCCCTGTTGCAAAAGCATCTATGCAGGCAGACGGAACGATGAAACCGGAGTTGCCCACTTTTGCAGGTGCTCTTGAGAAAGGGAATCCTTTATTGCATCCTTATGAAACAGATGCCCTTAAAGCTGTTTCCTCCTATCAACAGAAATTTGGTCGAAGTTCCCTTTTTGTTAGTGAAAAGCTTCCAAGTCCAACCCCATCTGAAGAGGGAGATAGTGGCGAAGGGGACATTGGTGGGGAGATCTCCAGTTCTAATGTTGTACATCATGCCAGCCTTCTGAATTCATCGAGCACGGGGCAGCCAATAATGTCTTCTGTTTCCCAGACCAATATTCTTGCTGGAACTGCTCAGACTGCAGATCTTCTGAGTTTTCTGCCAAATCCTTCTTTGCGATCTTCTACAACAAAAAGTAGAGATCCCAGACTCAGATTGGCAACCAGCGATGCAGCTgctcataacacaaataaaaatattttgcCTATCCCAAACATTGATTTGAAATTAGAGGCTTCTTTAGAGATGATAGGTTCAAGAAAGCAGAAGACAGTAGAGCTACCAGTCTTTGATGCTCCATTGTTGAAAAGACAAAGAAGTGAGCAGACTGATTCAATTATTGTGAGTGATGTGCGGCCTTTGACTGGAAATGGTGGTTGGTTAGAGGATAGAGGGAGTGCTGGGTTGCCAATTACGAGTAGTAACTGTGTTACAGATAGCTGCGATAATGACATTAGGAAATTGGAGCAAGTAACAACTAGTGTCGCTACTATACCTAGTGTCATAGTTAATGCTGATGAGAACTTGCCAATAACCGGCATGAGCACTTCAGCAACTTTGCATTCTTTATTAAAAGATATAGCTATAAATCCATCAACATGGATGAATATAATCAAGATGGAACAGAAGAAATCTGCTGATGCTTCTAGAACTACAGCGCAAGCTTCAAGTTCTAGCTCTATTCTTGGAGCAGTTCCATCAACGGATGTAGTTGCTCTCACAACTTCTGTTATTGGGCAGAGATCAGTTGGAGTGCTTCAGACTCCCACACAGACAGCAGCTGCG GATGATGTGGCTATAGTCCGCATGAAACCTCGTGACCCTCGGCGTGTTCTTCATAATACTGCAGTTCTAAAGGGTGGTAATGTTGGATCAGATCAATGTAGAACCAGTGTAGCAGGCACACAGGAAATGGCAAGCAATCTTTGTGTCCAAAGGCATGAGGACCAGTTGGATAGCAAGTCAGCTGTGACACTTTCAACTTCACCACCAGACATTGCTCGCCAATTcaccaaaaatttgaaaaatattgcTGACATGATCTCTGTTTCACCATCCACGTCGCCATCTGCTGCTTCTTCTCGAACTCCGAAACAACACTTGCAAGTTTATCAGAGTAGATTGGAAGGGAAGGGCGCAATTTCTGAGTCAAGTGAACGGCTGAATGATGCTGTCTTAGCTTCTGAAAAAGGTTCTCCTGGTTCATTGCAACCACAGAGCTCTTGGGGGGATGTTGAGCATCTATTTGACGGGTACAGCGACCAGCAGAGAGCTGATATCCAGAGAGAAAGGACTAGGAGGCTTGAGGAACAGAAAAAAATGTTTGCTGTTCGGAAGCTCTGTCTCGTCTTAGACTTGGACCATACTCTTCTCAATTCAGCAAAG tttgttgaaATCGACCCAGTCCATGAAGAGATATTGAGGAAGAAAGAGGAACAAGACCGTGAAAAGCCGTGTAGGCACCTCTTTCGGTTTCCGCACATGGGAATGTGGACCAAGTTACGCCCTGGGATCTGGAATTTCTTGGAAAAG GCTAGCAATCTTTTTGAGCTGCATCTCTATACAATGGGGAACAAGCTATATGCCACAGAGATGGCAAAATTGCTAGATCCAAAAGGGGATCTATTTGCTGGACGAGTgatctccaggggtgacgatggaGATCCATTTGATGGGGATGAAAGGGTTCCTAAGAGTAAGGACTTGGAGGGGGTTTTGGGCATGGAGTCGGCTGTTGTGATTATAGATGATTCTGTGAGAGTCTGGCCACATAACAAGCTAAATTTGATTGTTGTGGAGAG GTATATTTACTTCCCTTGTAGTAGACGACAATTTGGTCTTCCTGGTCCTTCTCTTCTTGAGATTGATCATGATGAAAGACCAGAACAGGGGACATTGGCCTCTTGTTTAGGG GTTATTCAAAGAATACATCAGAATTTTTTCGCACATCGGTCTATAGATGAAGCTGATGTTAGGAACATCTTAGCCACAGAACAACAGAAGATTCTGGCAGGTTGCCGTATTGTCTTCAGCAGAGTATTTCCTGTTGGTGAAGCCAATCCTCATTTGCATCCTTTGTGGCAGACAGCTGAACAGTTTGGTGCTGTCTGCACTAGTCAAATTGATGAGCAGGTTACCCACGTGGTTGCCAATTCTCTTGGGACAGATAAG GTTAATTGGGCACTTTCTACCGGGCGATTTGTTGTTCATCCTGGCTG GGTGGAGGCATCAGCTTTACTTTATCGGAGGGCGAATGAACATGATTTTGCTATTAAACCTTAA